In Choloepus didactylus isolate mChoDid1 chromosome X, mChoDid1.pri, whole genome shotgun sequence, a genomic segment contains:
- the P2RY10 gene encoding putative P2Y purinoceptor 10, with product MGSNSTSNDETGCNLPNVTFQYSLYATTYILIFIPGLLANTAALWVLCRFISKKNKAIIFMINLSVADLAHVLSLPLRIYYYISHHWPFQRALCLLCFYLKYFNMYASICFLTCISLQRCFFLLKPFRARNWKCRYDVGISAAIWVIVGTACLPFPILRSTDLANKTESCFADLGYKQMNAVALVGMITIAELAGFVIPVVVIAWCTWKTTVSLRQPPLAFQGISERQKALRMVFMCAAVFFICFTPYHINFIFYTMVKETIINSCPIVQSTLYFHPFCLCLASLCCLLDPILYYFMASEFRDQLSRHGSSVTRSRLMSRESGSSMIS from the coding sequence ATGGGTAGCAACAGCACCAGTAATGATGAGACTGGCTGCAATTTACCTAATGTGACATTTCAGTACTCCTTGTATGCAACCACCTATATCCTCATATTCATCCCTGGTCTTCTGGCGAACACTGCAGCCTTGTGGGTTCTCTGCCGCTTCAttagcaagaaaaataaagccatcATTTTCATGATCAATCTCTCTGTGGCTGACCTCGCTCATGTGCTGTCTTTACCCCTCCGGATTTACTATTACATCAGCCACCACTGGCCTTTTCAGAGAGCCCTTTGCCTACTGTGCTTCTACCTGAAGTATTTCAACATGTATGCCAGTATTTGCTTCCTGACGTGCATCAGCCTTCAGAGATGCTTCTTTCTCCTCAAGCCTTTTAGGGCCAGAAACTGGAAATGTAGGTACGATGTGGGCATCAGTGCTGCCATCTGGGTCATTGTGGGAACTGCCTGTTTGCCATTTCCCATCCTGAGAAGCACGGACTTAGCGAACAAAACAGAGTCTTGCTTTGCTGATCTTGGATACAAGCAAATGAACGCAGTGGCTTTGGTCGGAATGATCACAATTGCCGAATTGGCAGGATTTGTGATCCCAGTGGTTGTCATTGCATGGTGTACCTGGAAAACCACCGTATCCTTGAGACAGCCACCACTGGCTTTCCAAGGGATCAGTGAAAGGCAGAAAGCACTACGGATGGTTTTCATGTGTGCTGCAGTTTTCTTCATCTGCTTCACTCCCTATcatattaactttattttttataccaTGGTAAAGGAAACGATCATTAACAGTTGTCCCATTGTCCAAAGCACACTGTATTTCCACCCATTTTGTCTGTGCCTTGCAAGTCTCTGCTGCCTTTTGGATCCAATTCTCTATTACTTCATGGCTTCAGAATTTCGTGACCAACTTTCCCGCCATGGCAGCTCTGTTACCCGTTCCCGCCTCATGAGCAGGGAGAGTGGTTCATCAATGAttagctaa